A genomic window from Thunnus maccoyii chromosome 2, fThuMac1.1, whole genome shotgun sequence includes:
- the LOC121907133 gene encoding atlastin-2-like isoform X1 has translation MAAEESRLKQRSHKNSIFTEGGFKRDASQMRCEEEEDLLEEEEEEEVVGVARPVQIVVADEEEHSFSLQEEALERLLLQEEVQDLNVVVVSVAGAFRKGKSFLLDFMLRYMYSQSTRPWIGGEDEPLTGFTWRGGCERETTGILAWSDVFVVEKPDGCKVAVLLIDTQGAFDSQSTIKDCATLFALSTMTSSVQVYNLSQNVQEDDLQHLQLFTEYGRLAMEEVYEKPFQTLMFLIRDWSYPYEHPYGLEGGRSFLEKRLQVKQNQHEELQNVRKHIHSCFSNISCFLLPHPGLKVATNPHFDGRLRDIDEDFQKELVSLVPTLLSPENLVEKEIGGVKITCRDLLHYFKAYMKIYQGEELPHPKSMLQATAEANNLAAVAGAKDLYNKSMEQICGGDKPYISPTELECRHAELRQASVRHFRSVKKMGGEDFCRRYQEQLEAELDEAYSNFSKHNDGKNIFYAARTPATLFAVMFVMYVASLVTGFVGINSVATLCNLVMGVALTALCIWAYVKYSGEFREVGELIDQVAETLWEQRTPRKVFSKLFEVARSRVSLGNLIPVPRPRLASNNNVKKKN, from the exons ATGGCGGCGGAGgagagcaggttgaagcagcGGAGTCACAAAAACAGCATCTTCACAGAAG GAGGCTTTAAACGGGACGCCTCCCAGATGAggtgtgaggaagaggaggacctgctggaggaggaggaggaggaggaggtggtgggcGTGGCCCGGCCGGTGCAGATCGTGGTGGCGGACGAGGAGGAGCACTCGTTCTCGCTGCAGGAGGAGGCGCTGGagcggctgctgctgcaggaggaggtgCAGGACCTCAACGTGGTCGTGGTCTCTGTGGCCGGAGCTTTCCGGAAGGGCAAGTCCTTCCTGCTGGACTTCATGCTGCGCTACATGTACAGCCAG TCGACCCGTCCGTGGATCGGCGGCGAGGACGAGCCTCTGACCGGCTTCACCTGGCGGGGCGGCTGTGAGAGGGAGACCACGGGCATCCTGGCCTGGAGCGACGTGTTCGTGGTGGAGAAACCAGACGGCTGCAAG GTTGCAGTTCTACTAATCGACACACAGGGGGCGTTTGACAGCCAGTCGACCATCAAAGACTGCGCCACGCTGTTCGCCCTGAGCACCATGACCAGCTCTGTCCAG GTCTACAACTTGTCCCAGAACGTCCAGGAAGACGACCTCCAGCACCTCCAG CTCTTCACTGAGTACGGACGACTGGCTATGGAGGAAGTCTACGAGAAACCCTTCCAG ACTCTGATGTTCCTGATCAGAGACTGGAGTTACCCCTACGAGCATCCGTACGGTCTGGAGGGAGGACGGAGCTTCCTGGAGAAACGACTGCAG GTGAAGCAGAACCAACATGAGGAGCTGCAGAACGTCAGGAAACACATCCACTCCTGCTTCTCCAACATCAGCTGCTTCCTGCTGCCGCACCCAGGCCTCAAGGTGGCCACCAACCCTCACTTTGACGGGCGGCTCAGag ATATTGACGAGGATTTCCAGAAGGAGCTGGTGAGTCTCGTCCCGACGCTGCTCTCTCCAGAGAACCTGGTGGAGAAGGAGATCGGAGGAGTGAAGATCACCTGCAGAGACCTGCTGCACTACTTCAAG gCCTACATGAAGATCTACCAGGGAGAGGAGCTTCCTCACCCCAAGTCCATGCTGCAG GCAACAGCTGAAGCCAATAACCTTGCAGCTGTCGCTGGAGCCAAAGACTTATACAACAAAAGCATGGAGCAG ATCTGCGGCGGAGACAAACCCTACATTTCCCCGACGGAGCTGGAGTGTCGACACGCGGAGCTCCGACAGGCGTCGGTGCGACACTTCCGCTCCGTGAAGAAGATGGGCGGCGAGGATTTCTGCCGCCGCTACCAGGAGCAGCTGGAGGCGGAGCTGGACGAGGCCTACTCCAACTTCAGCAAGCACAACGATGGCAAGAACATCTTCTACGCTGCGAGGACGCCCGCCACGCTGTTCGccgtcatgttcgtcatgtaTGTGGCGTCGCTGGTCACCGGCTTCGTGGGCATCAACTCCGTGGCCACGCTGTGTAACCTGGTGATGGGCGTGGCTCTGACGGCGCTCTGCATCTGGGCTTACGTCAAATACTCGGGAGAGTTCCGCGAAGTCGGAGAACTCATCGACCAGGTGGCTGAAACCCTCTGGGAACAG AGGACTCCACGAAAG GTTTTCTCCAAACTCTTCGAGGTGGCCCGGAGTCGAGTCTCGTTGGGGAACCTGATCCCGGTGCCGCGGCCCCGACTCGCCTCAAACAACAACGTCAAGAAGAAAAACTAG
- the LOC121907133 gene encoding atlastin-2-like isoform X2, whose amino-acid sequence MAAEESRLKQRSHKNSIFTEGGFKRDASQMRCEEEEDLLEEEEEEEVVGVARPVQIVVADEEEHSFSLQEEALERLLLQEEVQDLNVVVVSVAGAFRKGKSFLLDFMLRYMYSQSTRPWIGGEDEPLTGFTWRGGCERETTGILAWSDVFVVEKPDGCKVAVLLIDTQGAFDSQSTIKDCATLFALSTMTSSVQVYNLSQNVQEDDLQHLQLFTEYGRLAMEEVYEKPFQTLMFLIRDWSYPYEHPYGLEGGRSFLEKRLQVKQNQHEELQNVRKHIHSCFSNISCFLLPHPGLKVATNPHFDGRLRDIDEDFQKELVSLVPTLLSPENLVEKEIGGVKITCRDLLHYFKAYMKIYQGEELPHPKSMLQATAEANNLAAVAGAKDLYNKSMEQICGGDKPYISPTELECRHAELRQASVRHFRSVKKMGGEDFCRRYQEQLEAELDEAYSNFSKHNDGKNIFYAARTPATLFAVMFVMYVASLVTGFVGINSVATLCNLVMGVALTALCIWAYVKYSGEFREVGELIDQVAETLWEQVFSKLFEVARSRVSLGNLIPVPRPRLASNNNVKKKN is encoded by the exons ATGGCGGCGGAGgagagcaggttgaagcagcGGAGTCACAAAAACAGCATCTTCACAGAAG GAGGCTTTAAACGGGACGCCTCCCAGATGAggtgtgaggaagaggaggacctgctggaggaggaggaggaggaggaggtggtgggcGTGGCCCGGCCGGTGCAGATCGTGGTGGCGGACGAGGAGGAGCACTCGTTCTCGCTGCAGGAGGAGGCGCTGGagcggctgctgctgcaggaggaggtgCAGGACCTCAACGTGGTCGTGGTCTCTGTGGCCGGAGCTTTCCGGAAGGGCAAGTCCTTCCTGCTGGACTTCATGCTGCGCTACATGTACAGCCAG TCGACCCGTCCGTGGATCGGCGGCGAGGACGAGCCTCTGACCGGCTTCACCTGGCGGGGCGGCTGTGAGAGGGAGACCACGGGCATCCTGGCCTGGAGCGACGTGTTCGTGGTGGAGAAACCAGACGGCTGCAAG GTTGCAGTTCTACTAATCGACACACAGGGGGCGTTTGACAGCCAGTCGACCATCAAAGACTGCGCCACGCTGTTCGCCCTGAGCACCATGACCAGCTCTGTCCAG GTCTACAACTTGTCCCAGAACGTCCAGGAAGACGACCTCCAGCACCTCCAG CTCTTCACTGAGTACGGACGACTGGCTATGGAGGAAGTCTACGAGAAACCCTTCCAG ACTCTGATGTTCCTGATCAGAGACTGGAGTTACCCCTACGAGCATCCGTACGGTCTGGAGGGAGGACGGAGCTTCCTGGAGAAACGACTGCAG GTGAAGCAGAACCAACATGAGGAGCTGCAGAACGTCAGGAAACACATCCACTCCTGCTTCTCCAACATCAGCTGCTTCCTGCTGCCGCACCCAGGCCTCAAGGTGGCCACCAACCCTCACTTTGACGGGCGGCTCAGag ATATTGACGAGGATTTCCAGAAGGAGCTGGTGAGTCTCGTCCCGACGCTGCTCTCTCCAGAGAACCTGGTGGAGAAGGAGATCGGAGGAGTGAAGATCACCTGCAGAGACCTGCTGCACTACTTCAAG gCCTACATGAAGATCTACCAGGGAGAGGAGCTTCCTCACCCCAAGTCCATGCTGCAG GCAACAGCTGAAGCCAATAACCTTGCAGCTGTCGCTGGAGCCAAAGACTTATACAACAAAAGCATGGAGCAG ATCTGCGGCGGAGACAAACCCTACATTTCCCCGACGGAGCTGGAGTGTCGACACGCGGAGCTCCGACAGGCGTCGGTGCGACACTTCCGCTCCGTGAAGAAGATGGGCGGCGAGGATTTCTGCCGCCGCTACCAGGAGCAGCTGGAGGCGGAGCTGGACGAGGCCTACTCCAACTTCAGCAAGCACAACGATGGCAAGAACATCTTCTACGCTGCGAGGACGCCCGCCACGCTGTTCGccgtcatgttcgtcatgtaTGTGGCGTCGCTGGTCACCGGCTTCGTGGGCATCAACTCCGTGGCCACGCTGTGTAACCTGGTGATGGGCGTGGCTCTGACGGCGCTCTGCATCTGGGCTTACGTCAAATACTCGGGAGAGTTCCGCGAAGTCGGAGAACTCATCGACCAGGTGGCTGAAACCCTCTGGGAACAG GTTTTCTCCAAACTCTTCGAGGTGGCCCGGAGTCGAGTCTCGTTGGGGAACCTGATCCCGGTGCCGCGGCCCCGACTCGCCTCAAACAACAACGTCAAGAAGAAAAACTAG